The Atribacter laminatus genome contains the following window.
GATTCAAAGTATTAGCTTCTATCGGCAAAAAGGACGTAATATCAGAGCTATGAGCAAAAAATTATTGGAGGATTTTCAAGGAGAAGTTCCCAAAACCGTTGAAGAACTCATTGAACTCAATGGTGTAGGGAGGAAAACTGCGAATATTGTTTTAGCCAATGGATTTGGCATCCCAGCAATACCGGTCGATACTCACGTAGCAAGAGTTTCTCAAAGACTGGGCTGGTCTGAATTTTCAAGTCCGGATCAAATTGAGTCGGATCTTGCCAAGATTTTCCCTCGAGAGAAATGGATACAGGTAACACACCTCTTCGGATTTTTAGGCCGATATATCTGTCAAGCAAAGAAACCAAAATGCTGGGAATGTCCAGTTGCTAATTGGTGTCCTTATCCGGGAAAAGCCATTAGTAAGGATTAAAAGAATTTAATTGATGGTAAGAATTTGCCGTGATGATCATTTCGGTATCCAGGTCAATCTGACCATAAATATCCCTGGAACTTTGTATGATAAGGTCATTACTTTTTTCTTCAAAAAAACGACCTTCTAACTTCAATTGAAGATGGTAATCTGAAAATGGACCTTCACCCTGAAGATTTAGCTGCCCCAGGAAAAACTGCATGCAATCCAGATTGAGTGTACCTAAAGATCGATAACTGAGAATGAGTATTGTGTCAGATAAGTCCATATTGGAGAAAAGCCGATAATGACTTCGATTCCGATAGGAAATAATTTCAGAAAAGGGTTTGCTATAACCAATTTCAACGACACTATTGGGTGGTGTACTAATCTGAAATTTTGCCCATAATTTTTTTATCTTTTCCCAGGTTTGAGAATCGATAGAAAGTTCTTCCGGTGTTTCAATCGGTCCCCAGAGAAATGAATGATCTTGGGGAAAGTAGATATTGAGTTCCAGCTCATGAAATCCTTCACGCAGAATAAAGCGCGGGATCTTCATTTTCTTAACAAATTCCAAATTCATTTCAGACTCGAAACTCTTTTCTATAGCTCCTTTCATTAGGAGGTCAATTTTAAGATCGGATAGCTGAATGATTTTTTTTCCATGAGTTACATTGCGAGCTGTAACCATTGGGCCTTCCTGTCGGCCAACAAATCGATGCTTTACCAATCGAGGTTTGATGGGAATACGGAAACAATGGGGCGGAGAGAGAGCTAAAAAACCTTTTTGGGTTTGAACCTCCAGATAGTATACGTATCCTTCAAATTCTTGAGGGGAAGACAGACTATAAAAGCCTCTTTTTTTATATTCGGGAAATTCAACCTGTCGAAAATGCCGAGATCGAAAGGAGCGATAAAAGAGCCTCACTTGGCAGGGTTCCCGAGTTTCCCAGCTCCATAATAGGTTTTCACCCTTTTGATCTATTTCAGTATTAAAAGAAGTAATGAGCTGAAAGGGATCATACTTAGGAATATTAACTTTATCCTGATTAACTTGGGCACCATAGAGTTTGTGAAGGCTTATCCCATTTTTCCAGCAATACTCTATCTGAGGATAAATTTTTTCCAGAAGGATTGGTGATAAAGAATGGTCTTGAATAGTTAAGTACTTTTTTTTAAACAATATTGCTTCTGCAGTACTTTCGATATCCAAAGAACTAACTTTCATTTCTCTTCTTTCACTTACCTGAATGTGTTTCATCAGGATCAATTTTTGGTTCAAGGAAACCTCAATAAAACAATTTATTCCTGATGGAACTCGAAGATAAAACTCGCCCTCATCACTCGATAATCCTCGACAAACCAAGTCAGAGCTTCCTGCTATAAGGACCTTGATTTCAGCATCGCTTAGTGGAACAGTGGTATCTCCTTCGATTTGGGAGGTGATTGATGAGATATAGTCCCAAGGATTTTTTTGAATAAAAGGGGCATTGCTTGGAACGAAAATTGATCCTTTTAAATATGTCATATTTCACCTTTATTCTGTTCTTCTTCCATCAAGGGAGAAGGAGTTTTGAAATGTCGTTGCGAGGAACGAAGTGAAGTGGTAATCTCATGAATTCAATCTTTATTATTCCTCTCTCTTTGATAAGAAGGGGGAGATTGTTTTCTGAATAAGTATTTTCATCCTCATCTGATTTTGAGAATTTATCCTTTAAAATAAAATACTCCATACCGAATATTATAAAAGGTATGGAGTATTTTATTAATAATAACTTTAGAAGACGATAACGATCCTTTGAATGTGTATTGCTCTTCTTCTCGCTGAGTCGCCCTCAACTCGTAACCGATTATTGCCTTCAATTAAGCTCTGTATAGGAATATTAACAACTTTTGGACTATCAGGTTCGATAATACCACTATCCACATTTATATTTAATGGATTTCTATTATTAAAAGTCACGCGGACTCTTGCTCCAGAATCTCCTTGAGCCCAGATATAAAGAGTCGCTTTTTCTGGGATTGATCCTGGTGAGAAGGTTAAATCAATATTATTTCCACCGAGAATCTCAAGTGAATAGGTATCGCTTAGTGAATAACCGTTGACCAAGTTCCCAGTATATCTCATGGTTAAGAAATTGTATTCTGCAGCTCCGTTTCCAAAATCAAAATAATAAAGTGTATTCGTTGGCGTGAAGGGGATCATTGGTTCAATAATTCCTGAGATGGTGGTTATTGTTGTTGCCACGCCGGTTGCTCCTCGAAATTCTGCGGTAACAGAAACTGTTGTTATGTCGCTAACTTCTGGAGCATAATATGTAACGGTTGCTCGACCTGATGAATCAGTAGCGACCGATGTTTTATTAAAGCTTCCCAGATCGGTCGTCCAATATAGGGTTCTTCCATGTATTGGATTGCCATTGACATCCCGTAAAATTGCAGTAAGACGTATTTCGTCTCCTGGTTTTGCTGAAAAGGATGACGGATTAATAATGATCTCAGTCGGTCGGGTTCGACTGATGATGTTCACCGTTGATTGGGCACTGCTGGGAGATGCTCCTCCTCCTCCAGAAAAATGGACATTGATTACAGCTGTGCTTGGTCGAGTGGTATTAGGTGCATAATAGTCAACCGAAGACCTGCCATTCATATCGGTCGTTGTGTTATTCGATGACAAACTCCCATTATCAGTTGACCAATTAAGATTTGCTCCTCTTAAGGGTCTCCCGTTAGGATCAGTAACCTGAGCAGTCATCGTATAGCTGGAGCCTGGTTCTATAGTAAAGGAGGAGGGTTCAAGCGATAAAATGGTGGATTGAGCACGAGCAACTACATTAAAATGAGTTCGGTTTGCCGCTGAAAGAGGGAATTGGCGTCCACTTTGATGGGGAGATTCGATAAATCTCTGAAGTTGATTATCTCCAACTGGTTTTGGGGTGTATAGAATAACTAAACGTTCGACACCAGCTGGTCCATTGACCGTACTGTTGAGTGTAAGATTACCACCGGAATTGATTCTTTGATCACGAACTAAAATAATAACCCCGCCATCGGAAGTATAGTCGAATATGTTGATATAACCAGCATTTGAAGCTCCGTATCGAATTGTAATCGGATCTCCGATATAATAAGTTCCATCTTCGCCCCGATCGACAGAAATGTTTACCGATGGAGATCGAGGGATAGAAATATACACATTGGGGTTAAGGTTGAAGCGGAATGTAATTCTTGGTTGAGCGCCTACTGATACTGCTGAGAACATCATTATCCCCAAAACCATGAGCAAAAAACCAATAAAAACCGCTTTTTTTCTTATCATGGAAACTCCTCCTCTTTTCTTTTTAATCTTATAAAGCAAACTTTAAATAAACTGAATAGGGTGTTTTTTAATAAAATTATTGTTTTTAATTATATCATACAGAGTTGTTTGGAATTTGGTTCCCAATAATAGATGAAGCAGTTTTAATAATGATTCTTGAGGATAAAAATTAGTGAGGATCTGAAAGAATTTAGGAAATAATCCAATCCCGATTCATCTCCCTTTGTCCAAAAAGAGAAGAATTAATAAAGATTGAACTCAAGAGATTGCTACGACCTCAAAAAACGAGGTCTCGCAATGACGACTCAAGGTTTCATCTCACTTGATGGGAGAAGGTAAGGATGAGGATGAAAACCCAAAGATTCGACATGCCATGGCATGTCGCTACATTAAACGTGTTCAAAAGATTGTCACCCTCCACATTTTTAAATTCTTTTGTAGGGGCTTGATCTATCATGCCCGTTGCTTTTCAGGCTAGAATCGAGATTATTTTAAGCAATCTTTTTTAATTCTATCAATTACTTCCGAAATTGTGGAAAAAACCTCAGCATGATTTTTAACCAGTATATTAAGTTTATTGATGGCTTGCCCTTCGGTATAATCCCAATTCTGGTCAAGAGAATCTTGAAGGAAGAAAATCCTTTTCCCTCTTTCTTGTAGAGAGATGGCTAAATCTAAATTTAACAAGTTTCCTCTCCCCCAATATCCAGGAGCTATAAAAATATAATCAGATTGAGCAGCTAAATTCATAGCTTTTTGAAAGTTATCATCGGAAATAGGAGAAAAAGGTTTTTCGATAATAACCGTTATTCCTAATTTTGAAGCCATCTCTTGGTCAGAGTCGAATTGATTCACAATTCCTACACTTACTGAAAAACTAGCTTCAAGAAATTCTTTCATGAAATTACTTCCGCTTCCTCCGCCACAGATGAGATGAATGGAGGCACTCGGAGACTCCATTTTCTTGGTTATTCCCAACGGCATAAAAAAAGGTCGCAGGGAATAAGGATGAATTTCCTCTAAAAACTCAACATCAAATAATTCTTCAACCTGAGGAGCATGAAGAGATTTTCCCACTAAACCGCGATGAACAATTTCTCCTTTTTTTAAAAACATTACCTGGTTGCAAAATTGAGAAACTAAATTAATATCATGGAAAACTCCTAATATGGTTATGTCTTTCTTTTGAAGTCGATAAAGAATGCGCATAATATCAAGTTGATGAAGAATATCTAAATGGCTGGTTGGTTCATCAAGGAGGAGAATGTTGGGTTTCTGTGCTAAGGCACGTGCTATCATGACTCGTTGTTTCTCGCCACCGGATAATTCCCGAAAAGGGCGATTCGCAAACTGCTGAGTGTTGGTAATTTGTAAAGCATTTAGAACAGAGTCAATATCTTGTTGGTTTTCTTTTTGCCATCGTCGCCAGTGGGGGAATCTTCCCATCATGATGATGTCGTAACATTCAAGGTCAAGGTTTAAATTGGTTTCTTGGAAAACGATAGCAATTTCCTGAGACCAATTTTTACGAGAGAGCTCCTTGGTATTTTTTCCTGAAATAAAGATAGTTCCTGTGTCGGGTATGAGAAGTCCCGATAAGAGGTGAAGCAAGGTACTCTTCCCCGATCCATTTGGTCCTAAAATGCCAACGAAATCACCCTTCTGGATTTTAAAGGTAACATTGTGAAGAACCTTACGGTCTCCATAGGAAAAGAAAAGGTTTTGTGCTGATAGTGAAAAGTTTACCACCCTTTCTTTTTCCTCCTTAAAAGATAGATAAAAAAGGGTGCACCCATTAAGCTGGTTAACACCCCAACCGGCAATTCAACCGGATGGAGAAGGGTTCGGGAAAATATATCAGCCCAGAGCAAAACACTACTTCCTAAAAAGAGAGATGCAGGAAGAAGCTGGCGATGATCCTCACCAATGATAATTCGAATAATGTGAGGCACGACTAACCCAACAAAACCAATAACTCCGCTTACTGAAACTGATGCAGCAACCAAGAGCGACGTAACTATTAAGAGAATTTTTTTGGTTTTTTCTACTTCGACCCCCATGCTTTCAGCGACTTTTTCTCCCAATAGAAAGGTATTTAACTCTCGAGAATAGGAAAAAATTAACGGGAACCCAATTAAAAAGAATGGCAGGAGAGTATAGATTTTATTCCAACTACTATTCCAGAAGCCACCCATAATCCAAAATACCATTTGATGCAAATTTTCTCCAGCCAAGAACATTCCCAATGAAATGAGAGCAGAAAAGAAAAAGCCGATAGCCACTCCGGCGAGAAGCATGATTTCTAAAGGCATTTTATGCCCTATCTGACCTAAACGAAGAACCAGAAAAGTAGTTGCCAGTGCGAATAGGAAAGAAAAAAGAGGGAGAGTGATAAAACCCAATGAAATACCACTTAAAATTGCTACAATGGCTCCAACAGCACCACCCGAGCTAATTCCTAAAACATAGGGGTCCACTAAAGGATTTTGAAATAGACCTTGAAGAACCGCACCGCTTAATGAAAGAGCAGCGCCCACTAAAACTGAAAGGATTAAGCGGGGCAATCGAATTTCAAAAAATATAGTCTTTTCTGAAGGTGAGAGTGACTGGGGGCGCAAGAAAGATAATAAATCTGAGATCTGAAAACGACCACCACCAATTCCCAAAGAAAACACCATACTCAAAACAAGAATAATAATGAGAATAAAAATAATTCGCCTTCCCTTAAGTGATTTCATTTTGCCTCTATTCTTGAATTTTACATTCTCCAAAGATTTCCGGGTGGATGATTTGGGCAAAGTATTGAAGTGCTGAAATAACTCGAGGCCCTGGCCGGGAAACTAAATTAGAATCAATTAAATAGACTTGATCATTTTTTACTGCATCTACTGTCTGAAGCCGGTTATCAGTTGTAACAAACTGATAGAGTTGATTTTCCTCATTTTTCCCATGATTTTCAATAACTGTAATGATCGAAGGATTCCTTTTTAAAATTTCTTCGAAGTCTATTGTTGAATAGCCTTGAATATCTACAGCTAAATTTTTACCACCAGCTAAAGTAATAAATTCGTTGATGAAAGTACCGTTTCCAGCTGTCCAAATGGGATCGTGCCAAATAATGTGGAATACCAGTGGTTTTTGATGATCTGGAATTGATTGAGCAAAATCATTTATTTTTTTAAGTTGATCCTTCATGGTTTTTACCAGTTTTGAACCAGAAATTTCCACCCCGGATAAGACCGCAACTTTGGTTATATCTTCAATGACCTGCTCAATGGTTTCAGATTTAAGAGTAAAAACCGGAAGATTGAGTTCATGAAGGCGGACAACGGTCTCTTCAGGGGTTAAGGAACTCGCTAAAATTAGGTCAGGTTGTAGGGTGAGGATTTTTTCCAAGTCAATTTCAGTAACATTCCCAATTTTTTCTTTTTCTAAGGCTTCTGTAGGTTCATCACAATAGGTAGTCACTCCAACGATTTTATCATTTAAGCCAAGCGCGAAAAGAATTTCAGTATTTCCTGGAGCAAGAGAAATAATCCGATTTGGTGGTTGAGAAAGATTAAGAGTAAATCCGGTTGCATCGGTGGCACTGAGTGGCTGAGAATACGATATTGTTGAAGAAAAAACGAATATCAAGATGCTTAAAATAGCAATAATTTTAAATTTACTCATTTTACTCTCCTTGTTTGGTATGAGCCTGATTGTTTCTACGTGGAAAGAAGAGGGAGACGAGGGAGGGTTTCCCAAGATTCTGGTGGCGGCCCAGAAGCTTTTCCCACCTCCTCTTTCCGCGAAGAGTGGCAAGGATGTTTTGGTCGGGTTTCCTGACTTCTGAATGTAGTCATCTAGTTGTGCCTTCCCAGTTATCACCAGTGGCATAAACAACCAGCATTTTCAGTTACAGTGGCGGGACCGCGCCGGACTCACACCGGACTTCCCCGATTAAATAACCAAAACAACATTGCGGTGAGTATATCATATTCCAATCCTATCAACAACATTTTCAGATCTTTTCTTGGAAATGAATATCCCCTTTAGCAAAGGGGGTTAGTGGGATTTGAGTTTTTTCCTGCTCGGTCATTGCGAGGAACGTCTTGTGCGACGTGGCAATCTCATTTCGTAATTTTTTTAAAATAATGTAAAGATGAGATCCTCACGTGGGAAAGCACCACTCAGGATGACAGCAATATTTAATTTGTCATTCTGAGGAACGTATTATGCGACGTGAGAATCCCATCTTTCATTCCTATTTCTTTTTTTATTTTCTAAAAAATACTCTATAAAGATATAAAGACACCCTCCCCGCCGCGAAAGCGGCACCCCTCCAAGGAGGGGAATTGTTGAATTCATTCCCCCATTGAGGGGGGATTTAAGGGGGGTGTGCCTAGTCTTTTTTTGTTTATTCTTTTTTCACCAATATTGGTATTTTCAGGATAGACCTTCATGCTGCTTTCGCAGCACCAGATGAATATGAAAATAAGTTGCCCCCTCACCTTAGCCCTCTCCCACCGAGGGGCGAGGGAAAAAAGAACAAAAGAATTCAGAGTTCCTTCTCCTTTGATGGGAGAAGGTCAGGATGAGGGCGAAAGCCCAGGATGAGATCCTGGTAAGTTACTCAATATGAGTTACCTATAAAAATCATTCTGGTATTTTCAGGATAGACCTTCATGCCACTTGTGTAGACATCAGGAGTAGATGAAAACAAAGATTCGACATGCCATGGCATGTCGCTACAATAATTGGGCGAAATTAATTATTCACCTACGTAAAAAATTCTTTTGCAGGGGCTTGATCTATCAAGTCGGTAATTTTCTAATTAATCAAATAACAGCGACTCCTTATTAATGTTCTTGTTGAGCTATTATCGAGCCAGGAAAAACCAGATTACTCCCCAAGAAAATACCAATAGGAACGGGAAAAAGAGCAACCGGTATGTGGAAATAAGATCACTTTTAAAATGACGGCAGGTGAGAATTAAACAAAGATGAGCTGGTGAAAAAGTGATTCCTGCATAGCCAGATATGAATATTAAAGGAAAAATCTGTTGGATGGAATATTCACTAAACAATGGAAGAATAATAGGGAAAGCAATACCGATAAAAGCTGACGAATAACCACTGATGAGAGCGATTAGGAAGGGAACGGCCATCCCGATAATCAGTATCGGAAAATGACTCGAAAGGAAAGAATCTACTAAGATAGGGATACTCCCGCTTTCAATGATTACGGTTTTAAAAAATATGACCCCGACGACATCCAGCATCATAGCCCAGGAAAACCGATGAAACATCAATCGTGATAAGGTAGAAAGATTCATACGGTGGAAAAAAACACAAAAGACTATTCCCATTGCAGCTCCCAACCAAACCGGTTGGTTAAGGAGCACGACGAAAACCGGAATAAGGATGGGTATAAATAATCGAAGGAAGGTTTTCAAAGGCATCGGTTCAGTTTTTGTCTTGGCATTTGGCACTGGTTTTTGGTTTTTTATGACCAACCAACCACCGATTAAAGCCAATATAGTAAAAGGGAGATGGTGAATAATAATCCAGGCTAGAGATAATCCTGTAATAGTAGAAGCCATTAATATGACAGGATAGAGCGGGAGGAAATACTCCCATACATGTCGATACCAATAATTAATAAAGGTAAGCAGTTGGCTTGATAATGAGTTGGATGAATAGGAAGCTTCAATTAGAGGGGCAGAAAAAAGCGCACCACCGGGCATAGGAAGAAACCCGATTAGAGCAGATAAAGCTGGGGATACCAATCGGGAATCACGAATTCGTTCTTCAATGCCCTGCACGAGCTTAACAAGTTCCCCATTGTTGGATAGTAAATTTCCTAACAACATAATAGAAAAAACACTAAGCAACAAATTGGTATTTTCGTAAGCAAAAAATCCTAAAGGGAAAATCGAGAAGAATTTCGATAAGGGAATTTGAAATAAAATCCAAAAAAGGAAAGAAGCCAATAGAAGACTTAGACCGATATTCAACTTCTTTTTGATAAGGACCAGGATAAAGGCAAAAATGATTAATATTTTTATCAGAACCGGCATGGTTTTATTGGGAATGAAGATTGATAAATTTGGTCATTTGTTCGACGATATCATTTGGTTTTTCTTCCTGGGGCATATGACCACATTGATGAATTTCCAAGAAGTCGGCGTTTTTGAAGGAAGCAGTTAATCGTCTTATTTCGGAGATTTTTACCCAAGCATCTTCTTTTCCGCTCATAATAAAAATTGGCAAAGTAAGACTTTTTAGATCAGGAAAAACATGGTTTCGAGAAGAATCTCGTAAATAATAGTAAAGTGCCAAGCCACTTCTGGGATTTTGAAGAATTGGGTCGGCTACTCGATTGAATAGATCTTGGTCGATTATATTCTTATCAAAAACTGCATCCTGGAGGGTTTTTGTCAGTTTAATTTCGGACCGCAGTGTCTTATTGGCAATAGATATAATACCAGTTCTCAAGAGAGGATTGGCAAAAATGAAACCTGACAAGGGAACTCCGCGAACCGAAAATACCGCGGGACTAATAAGAAATAAAGCTTGTACTCTCTCGGGATGAAGCAAAGCCATTCGGATAGCGAGAGTTCCACCTAAGGAATGACCGATAATGATAACTTTTTTGACTGAAAGAATATCGAGGAGTTCGATAAGCTGTTGAGCAAGATGACGATGAGAGTATTTCCCCATCCGCTGAGCAGTTGATTGTCCATGGCCTGGAAGATCAACCAAAATAAACCGATATTTTTCTTGCGGAAGACGATTCAAAATTTTTTGCCAAGTCAGGAGATTTTCTCCTAATCCATGGATCATTAATAAGGGAAAATTATCTGTTTTTCCAGAATCAATATAATGGATCATATTTTTACCAATTTTAACCTGGTTGGAATAAGCAAAACCTCTTGGTGAGAAAGTTATTATAAATAGAAAAATCAAGGTAAAAACCGAAAGTTTTAAATGATAGTTGGTATCGGTTGGTTTCGACACTGATTATCACTCAACCGGTTTTATTTCCATATCATGGATAATCGATTTTGCCTGGAGCACTTGGTTCTCTTTAACTTGAACTTCTATTGGGCCGGTATCACCAAAATAGGCGATTCCACCATAAGGTTGAGTTGATGGCTTTAAAATTACGTTGATACCCTCAGCCTCTAAAAAGCCTTTAATAAGTTCAGCTTCTATATTATTTTGAGCTAGTTTTACAGTCTGGTAATCCATGTCGATCCCGCCTTAAAAAGTTTTCTTCAATTATTATTATAACTATTCTTTTTTATAAATACAGCGAGGAAGAAAATAATGACAATGATGAATTACGAGCAAATCAATTATAATAATAAAAAAGATAAATTGCAGGAGGAGGGATTTATTTATGTTGGAAGGATTAGGGGACCGCTTTCAGCGAGAAAGCAAATATATTCGAGGAGAAAGCCTGGTAGGTGGAATGAGTTGGGAAAACTTACCAGAACCTTATAAATTTTATACCAATGTTCAAGTTGTAAACTTACCAAAACCAAAAGATTTAGGTGGAATGAGCCTTGACCAAGTTCTTCGGGAAAGGAAAAGTATACGAGAATATTCTTTGGAACCAATTCAGTTGGATCAGATTTCTTATATTTTATGGGCAGCCAATGGGATTCGTAGTCGAGAAGAAAACCAGGAATTTCGTACCGCCCCTTCGGCAGGCGCCCTTTACCCAATTGAGACCTATCTTGTGGTCAGCAATGTTTCAGACCTTACCCCTGGGATTTATCATTATTCGGTTCAAAAACATGGATTAGAAACCTTAAAATTAGGAAAGTTTACCCGTGAAATGGTCAGGGCAGGGATGGGACAGGAGATGCTGGGGAAAGCGGCGGTTACTTTCGTATGGACGGCAATCTTTGAACGTTCGAAATGGAAATATCGACAACGAGCATATCGTTATGTTTATCTGGATGCTGGTCATATTGCTGAAAACCTTGCTCTGGCAGCAACCTCCCTTGGATTAGGAAGTTGCCAGATTGGAGCTTTGTATGATGATGAAGTAAATCTGATTATTGGTATTGATGGGGTCGAAGAAAGTGTTCTTTACATGAGTACGGTTGGACAACCAGCAGATTGAAAAAGACCGTGTTAAGTGAAGAGCGATTAAAAGGAAATAAAAGGAGGTTTGTCATGATTCACCATAAAAAAAAGATTTTAATAGTTCTTCTAACGGTTTTTAGCCTTTTCTTTTTAATGACTTTTGTTTCGCATGGTGAGGAAGTTGTTTTGCGAATTGGTTCACCAAATATGGTTAGTACAGCTAATTTGGTTTTTGATGATTATTTGCCGGTTTTTGCCCATATTTCCAATCCTCCTCTAACCAAAATGAGCACCGAGGGACAAATTGTAGGTCAGAGTGCAAAATTAATCGAAGTGAGTTCGGATAATACAATTTGGACTTTTCATCTCGATGATTCACTGTATTGGAGTGATGGTCAAAAAGTAACTCCCCAGGATGTCAAATTTACTATTGAATTTATTGCTCAAAATGTTCCCTGGGCAGGTTGGCTGAAAGAGGGACTTCAAGATATTTCTATTCAAGAACCAAATGCAGTGGTATTGAAATTTAAGAAGCCTCATACTCAAATTAACCGAGATTTATCCAGCTATAATTTACTTCCCAGGCACATTTGGGAAAAAATC
Protein-coding sequences here:
- a CDS encoding ABC transporter ATP-binding protein — translated: MVNFSLSAQNLFFSYGDRKVLHNVTFKIQKGDFVGILGPNGSGKSTLLHLLSGLLIPDTGTIFISGKNTKELSRKNWSQEIAIVFQETNLNLDLECYDIIMMGRFPHWRRWQKENQQDIDSVLNALQITNTQQFANRPFRELSGGEKQRVMIARALAQKPNILLLDEPTSHLDILHQLDIMRILYRLQKKDITILGVFHDINLVSQFCNQVMFLKKGEIVHRGLVGKSLHAPQVEELFDVEFLEEIHPYSLRPFFMPLGITKKMESPSASIHLICGGGSGSNFMKEFLEASFSVSVGIVNQFDSDQEMASKLGITVIIEKPFSPISDDNFQKAMNLAAQSDYIFIAPGYWGRGNLLNLDLAISLQERGKRIFFLQDSLDQNWDYTEGQAINKLNILVKNHAEVFSTISEVIDRIKKDCLK
- the nth gene encoding endonuclease III, with translation MIQETAMKIIDILERQFPDARLLLNYRNVFELLVVTILAAQAPDERVNQVSPSLFQKYPNPAAMAEANDEDMDKMIQSISFYRQKGRNIRAMSKKLLEDFQGEVPKTVEELIELNGVGRKTANIVLANGFGIPAIPVDTHVARVSQRLGWSEFSSPDQIESDLAKIFPREKWIQVTHLFGFLGRYICQAKKPKCWECPVANWCPYPGKAISKD
- a CDS encoding SagB/ThcOx family dehydrogenase, coding for MLEGLGDRFQRESKYIRGESLVGGMSWENLPEPYKFYTNVQVVNLPKPKDLGGMSLDQVLRERKSIREYSLEPIQLDQISYILWAANGIRSREENQEFRTAPSAGALYPIETYLVVSNVSDLTPGIYHYSVQKHGLETLKLGKFTREMVRAGMGQEMLGKAAVTFVWTAIFERSKWKYRQRAYRYVYLDAGHIAENLALAATSLGLGSCQIGALYDDEVNLIIGIDGVEESVLYMSTVGQPAD
- a CDS encoding putative signal transducing protein, encoding MDYQTVKLAQNNIEAELIKGFLEAEGINVILKPSTQPYGGIAYFGDTGPIEVQVKENQVLQAKSIIHDMEIKPVE
- a CDS encoding ABC transporter substrate-binding protein — its product is MSKFKIIAILSILIFVFSSTISYSQPLSATDATGFTLNLSQPPNRIISLAPGNTEILFALGLNDKIVGVTTYCDEPTEALEKEKIGNVTEIDLEKILTLQPDLILASSLTPEETVVRLHELNLPVFTLKSETIEQVIEDITKVAVLSGVEISGSKLVKTMKDQLKKINDFAQSIPDHQKPLVFHIIWHDPIWTAGNGTFINEFITLAGGKNLAVDIQGYSTIDFEEILKRNPSIITVIENHGKNEENQLYQFVTTDNRLQTVDAVKNDQVYLIDSNLVSRPGPRVISALQYFAQIIHPEIFGECKIQE
- a CDS encoding DUF401 family protein, translated to MPVLIKILIIFAFILVLIKKKLNIGLSLLLASFLFWILFQIPLSKFFSIFPLGFFAYENTNLLLSVFSIMLLGNLLSNNGELVKLVQGIEERIRDSRLVSPALSALIGFLPMPGGALFSAPLIEASYSSNSLSSQLLTFINYWYRHVWEYFLPLYPVILMASTITGLSLAWIIIHHLPFTILALIGGWLVIKNQKPVPNAKTKTEPMPLKTFLRLFIPILIPVFVVLLNQPVWLGAAMGIVFCVFFHRMNLSTLSRLMFHRFSWAMMLDVVGVIFFKTVIIESGSIPILVDSFLSSHFPILIIGMAVPFLIALISGYSSAFIGIAFPIILPLFSEYSIQQIFPLIFISGYAGITFSPAHLCLILTCRHFKSDLISTYRLLFFPFLLVFSWGVIWFFLAR
- a CDS encoding FecCD family ABC transporter permease, translated to MKSLKGRRIIFILIIILVLSMVFSLGIGGGRFQISDLLSFLRPQSLSPSEKTIFFEIRLPRLILSVLVGAALSLSGAVLQGLFQNPLVDPYVLGISSGGAVGAIVAILSGISLGFITLPLFSFLFALATTFLVLRLGQIGHKMPLEIMLLAGVAIGFFFSALISLGMFLAGENLHQMVFWIMGGFWNSSWNKIYTLLPFFLIGFPLIFSYSRELNTFLLGEKVAESMGVEVEKTKKILLIVTSLLVAASVSVSGVIGFVGLVVPHIIRIIIGEDHRQLLPASLFLGSSVLLWADIFSRTLLHPVELPVGVLTSLMGAPFFIYLLRRKKKGW
- a CDS encoding alpha/beta fold hydrolase, which translates into the protein MSKPTDTNYHLKLSVFTLIFLFIITFSPRGFAYSNQVKIGKNMIHYIDSGKTDNFPLLMIHGLGENLLTWQKILNRLPQEKYRFILVDLPGHGQSTAQRMGKYSHRHLAQQLIELLDILSVKKVIIIGHSLGGTLAIRMALLHPERVQALFLISPAVFSVRGVPLSGFIFANPLLRTGIISIANKTLRSEIKLTKTLQDAVFDKNIIDQDLFNRVADPILQNPRSGLALYYYLRDSSRNHVFPDLKSLTLPIFIMSGKEDAWVKISEIRRLTASFKNADFLEIHQCGHMPQEEKPNDIVEQMTKFINLHSQ
- a CDS encoding Ig-like domain-containing protein, with product MIRKKAVFIGFLLMVLGIMMFSAVSVGAQPRITFRFNLNPNVYISIPRSPSVNISVDRGEDGTYYIGDPITIRYGASNAGYINIFDYTSDGGVIILVRDQRINSGGNLTLNSTVNGPAGVERLVILYTPKPVGDNQLQRFIESPHQSGRQFPLSAANRTHFNVVARAQSTILSLEPSSFTIEPGSSYTMTAQVTDPNGRPLRGANLNWSTDNGSLSSNNTTTDMNGRSSVDYYAPNTTRPSTAVINVHFSGGGGASPSSAQSTVNIISRTRPTEIIINPSSFSAKPGDEIRLTAILRDVNGNPIHGRTLYWTTDLGSFNKTSVATDSSGRATVTYYAPEVSDITTVSVTAEFRGATGVATTITTISGIIEPMIPFTPTNTLYYFDFGNGAAEYNFLTMRYTGNLVNGYSLSDTYSLEILGGNNIDLTFSPGSIPEKATLYIWAQGDSGARVRVTFNNRNPLNINVDSGIIEPDSPKVVNIPIQSLIEGNNRLRVEGDSARRRAIHIQRIVIVF